The Brachyhypopomus gauderio isolate BG-103 chromosome 17, BGAUD_0.2, whole genome shotgun sequence genome includes a window with the following:
- the spata17 gene encoding spermatogenesis-associated protein 17 isoform X1, translated as MARLVKLNFRIDHIREQYFLKNRIAEENRQRENAAAVKIQSWFRGCKVRVYLSHLHRKATTIQKTWRGFSARRHFRQRVKTAYFLMKMNFYNEMAVKIQQRWRGYYIRKYVHNYYARKKYLEALAKKNEHIRRELEVLAEDQRRERERAAIVKEEREKMAQAQRLHFLLSTKQCPGVFNSPYRSQPDEMELRLRRVKPLLIRSPPKPVRPSSQQASATFPSPEKLPPIHKTPQGPFRPAVEVWGQRQRPLEPSLRTATSITALEEAREELRRYEWRTRLIDQPFLPFSSAHQNRKYEGLLHTSSPYQQSQYGNKHFREEHRSQLQGKQPFKTVFTTCHVFDKFGRLYSNAGKIV; from the exons ATGGCTCGGCTGGTTAAATTAAACTTTCGGATTGATCATATAAGAGagcaatattttcttaaaaACAG GATTGCAGAAGAAAACAGACAACGAGAGAACGCAGCGGCAGTCAAAATTCAAAGCTGGTTCAGAGGCTGCAAAGTGCGTGTCTACCTGAG CCATCTACACAGGAAGGCGACAACCATACAGAAAACATGGCGGGGCTTCAGTGCACGCAGGCACTTCAGGCAGAGGGTAAAG acaGCATATTTTCTAATGAAGATGAATTTCTACAATGAGATGGCTGTCAAG ATACAGCAGAGATGGAGAGGCTACTACATACGGAAGTATGTTCACAACTATTATGCACGCAAGAAGTATTTGGAGGCCTTGGCTAAGAAGAATGAACATATCAG GAGGGAACTGGAGGTGTTAGCAGAAgaccagaggagagagagagagagagctgccaTAGTGAAAGAGGAACGGGAGAAGATGGCCCAAGCTCAGCGCCTGCACTTTCTCCTCAGCACCaaacag TGTCCAGGCGTGTTCAACTCGCCGTACCGCTCACAGCCAGATGAGATGGAGCTGAGGTTAAGGAGAGTTAAACCACTGCTCATCAGGTCCCCACCAAAACCAGTCCGGCCTTCCAGCCAACAGGCGTCTGCCACCTTCCCCAGCCCAGAGAAACTGCCACCCATACACAAGACGCCACAG GGGCCCTTCCGGCCagcggtggaggtgtgggggcagCGTCAGCGGCCCCTGGAGCCCAGCCTGCGCACGGCCACATCCATCACGGCCctggaggaggccagagaggagCTCCGCCGGTATGAGTGGAGGACTCGCCTCATCGACCAGCC GTTCCTGCCCTTCTCCAGTGCACACCAAAACAGGAAGTATGAGGGCCTGCTCCACACCAGCTCTCCGTATCAACAGAGCCAGTATGGGAACAAACACTTTCGAGAGGAGCACAGGAGTCAACTTCAGGGAAAACAG cCTTTCAAGACTGTGTTCACAACCTGCCATGTCTTTGACAAGTTTGGACGGCTATACTCCAATGCTGGTAAAATTGTCTAG
- the spata17 gene encoding spermatogenesis-associated protein 17 isoform X2: MARLVKLNFRIDHIREQYFLKNRIAEENRQRENAAAVKIQSWFRGCKVRVYLSHLHRKATTIQKTWRGFSARRHFRQRVKTAYFLMKMNFYNEMAVKIQQRWRGYYIRKYVHNYYARKKYLEALAKKNEHIRRELEVLAEDQRRERERAAIVKEEREKMAQAQRLHFLLSTKQCPGVFNSPYRSQPDEMELRLRRVKPLLIRSPPKPVRPSSQQASATFPSPEKLPPIHKTPQGPFRPAVEVWGQRQRPLEPSLRTATSITALEEAREELRRYEWRTRLIDQPFLPFSSAHQNRKYEGLLHTSSPYQQSQYGNKHFREEHRSQLQGKQRCVLRLQTQCCG; the protein is encoded by the exons ATGGCTCGGCTGGTTAAATTAAACTTTCGGATTGATCATATAAGAGagcaatattttcttaaaaACAG GATTGCAGAAGAAAACAGACAACGAGAGAACGCAGCGGCAGTCAAAATTCAAAGCTGGTTCAGAGGCTGCAAAGTGCGTGTCTACCTGAG CCATCTACACAGGAAGGCGACAACCATACAGAAAACATGGCGGGGCTTCAGTGCACGCAGGCACTTCAGGCAGAGGGTAAAG acaGCATATTTTCTAATGAAGATGAATTTCTACAATGAGATGGCTGTCAAG ATACAGCAGAGATGGAGAGGCTACTACATACGGAAGTATGTTCACAACTATTATGCACGCAAGAAGTATTTGGAGGCCTTGGCTAAGAAGAATGAACATATCAG GAGGGAACTGGAGGTGTTAGCAGAAgaccagaggagagagagagagagagctgccaTAGTGAAAGAGGAACGGGAGAAGATGGCCCAAGCTCAGCGCCTGCACTTTCTCCTCAGCACCaaacag TGTCCAGGCGTGTTCAACTCGCCGTACCGCTCACAGCCAGATGAGATGGAGCTGAGGTTAAGGAGAGTTAAACCACTGCTCATCAGGTCCCCACCAAAACCAGTCCGGCCTTCCAGCCAACAGGCGTCTGCCACCTTCCCCAGCCCAGAGAAACTGCCACCCATACACAAGACGCCACAG GGGCCCTTCCGGCCagcggtggaggtgtgggggcagCGTCAGCGGCCCCTGGAGCCCAGCCTGCGCACGGCCACATCCATCACGGCCctggaggaggccagagaggagCTCCGCCGGTATGAGTGGAGGACTCGCCTCATCGACCAGCC GTTCCTGCCCTTCTCCAGTGCACACCAAAACAGGAAGTATGAGGGCCTGCTCCACACCAGCTCTCCGTATCAACAGAGCCAGTATGGGAACAAACACTTTCGAGAGGAGCACAGGAGTCAACTTCAGGGAAAACAG AGGTGTGTGCTGCGACTTCAGACTCAGTGTTGTGGGTGA